A region of Silurus meridionalis isolate SWU-2019-XX chromosome 13, ASM1480568v1, whole genome shotgun sequence DNA encodes the following proteins:
- the LOC124395856 gene encoding uncharacterized protein LOC124395856 isoform X2, whose protein sequence is MWVLQQQLSEMTMNSNTADNLDSVSSSGYEQSESQSSIRHSRSSPSLSFYNHRGRSVEDAYMLDWEGQRARPLRSFLPRSYSAPYPPLEGIAEGIEDAEDDENEASCQVNEPKMGTIMNLNEDGSSIGAYCEAQGPIVEVDEGPTEEDLQLAMRVETYILDLLQRYCVNQTSTATEVLGSSPDHWQELYAYPHNYCEQPESAEWQQLEFFNDEVTLQDRCYLGNEDNEFTQACKDPCSSIESSTVITDLDQHRHYHHPCISSPLPSEAPKQDWELPSLELAHRLPSTRIYQEESWSSVGQRHERATSQFLSEDSFQSQGFTTKPDYRYHTLGCDMDMHCINEDYMYNQRLWSSTADLRRKENPALFRAEEQFNLPRQISPHSFIKYPEKDHRIENGTIARGTQGHGSDSSLSETCSPGSSSSSSDSDESGGLVWPQQVPPGVPSFSQNAATAMVRIKASHALKKKILRFRSGSLKVMTTV, encoded by the exons ATGTGGGTCCTGCAGCAGCAGCTCAGCGAGATGACAATGAACTCCAACACAGCGGACAACCTGGACAGTGTGTCAAGCTCAG gttATGAGCAGAGTGAGAGTCAGTCATCTATaagacactcaagatcttctccCAGTCTTTCTTTCTACAACCACAGAGGCAGATCAGTGG AAGATGCTTACATGCTGGACTGGGAAGGTCAGAGGGCACGACCCTTGCGTTCTTTTCTGCCCCGGTCATACTCTGCCCCCTACCCCCCGTTAGAGGGCATTGCAGAAGGAATTGAGGATGCCGAGGATGATGAAAATGAAGCTTCGTGTCAGGTCAATGAACCAAAGATGGGCACCATTATGAATTTAAATGAGGATGGTAGTTCTATTGGAGCCTATTGTGAAGCTCAAGGTCCTATTGTTGAGGTGGATGAAGGCCCCACAGAAGAAGACCTCCAGCTCGCAATGCGAGTAGAGACTTATATTTTGGATCTTCTACAGCGCTATTGCGTCAACCAAACATCCACCGCTACAGAGGTCCTTGGTTCTAGTCCTGATCATTGGCAAGAACTATATGCTTATCCTCACAACTACTGTGAACAACCTGAAAGTGCAGAATGGCAGCAATTGGAATTCTTCAATGATGAAGTTACATTGCAAGACAGGTGCTATCTGGGAAATGAGGATAACGAATTCACACAGGCTTGTAAAGATCCATGTTCCTCTATAGAGTCATCCACTGTCATTACTGATCTTGATCAGCAtcgtcattatcatcatccatGTATTTCTTCACCTTTACCTTCTGAAGCTCCCAAACAAGACTGGGAACTTCCGTCTCTGGAGCTGGCACATCGACTGCCCTCAACCAGAATATATCAGGAGGAAAGCTGGTCATCAGTTGGGCAGAGGCATGAAAGGGCAACCAGCCAGTTTCTATCAGAAGACAGCTTCCAATCCCAAGGTTTTACCACCAAACCAGATTATAGATATCACACACTGGGGTGTGATATGGATATGCACTGTATCAATGAAGATTATATGTACAATCAGAGACTCTGGAGCTCCACAGCAGACCTCAGACGGAAAGAGAATCCAGCATTGTTTAGAGCTGAAGAACAATTCAACCTACCACGTCAAATCAGcccacattcatttattaagtACCCTGAGAAGGACCACCGCATTGAAAATGGAACGATTGCTAGAGGAACTCAAGGACATGGATCTGACTCCAGTTTGAGTGAAACATGCTCCCCAGGGTCCAGCTCAAGTTCAAGTGACTCAGATGAAAGTGGGGGCCTTGTCTGGCCTCAGCAAGTGCCCCCAGGTGTGCCTTCTTTCTCCCAGAATGCAGCTACTGCTATGGTCAGGATTAAAGCCTCACATGCACTAAAGAAGAAGATCCTACGTTTCCGTTCAGGCTCGCTAAAGGTCATGACCACTGTCTAg